AACACTTGTCCTTCCAGAACACTGATCACTCTCTCTAACCCAAGCCTCCTCCCGAACTGCATCGGATTCCCCTTAGGCGTCGTCTTCAGAATCTCCCTGGCTAGTTCCAAGGCCGTTAAACCTCTCTCGTCTTCCAATTCGAAATCAGCGCCGAGCTCCACCAGCGCAGCAACAACGTCCGGCTTCACGTAACCAGCAGCCATGTGCAGCGCCGTCAAGCCGCCCC
This region of Camelina sativa cultivar DH55 unplaced genomic scaffold, Cs unpScaffold11450, whole genome shotgun sequence genomic DNA includes:
- the LOC104784552 gene encoding signal recognition particle 43 kDa protein, chloroplastic, which encodes GGLTALHMAAGYVKPDVVAALVELGADFELEDERGLTALELAREILKTTPKGNPMQFGRRLGLERVISVLEGQVFEYAEVEEVVEKRGKGKDVEYLVRWKDGGDCEWVKGVHVAEDVAKD